From a single Manduca sexta isolate Smith_Timp_Sample1 unplaced genomic scaffold, JHU_Msex_v1.0 HiC_scaffold_2591, whole genome shotgun sequence genomic region:
- the LOC119192303 gene encoding juvenile hormone epoxide hydrolase-like, translating to MMHSWLVLGLVVAAAAAGYDYTSQPDLYYDTWWGPEGKEEDTTIRPFRIEWDKKDIDDLVYRLKNRREFVPSLDDSAYRYGVNTHTFGFWLDYWANDYNFTAREQYLNQYPQFKTDIQGLGIHFIWIKPEVPEGKINIPVLMLHGFPGSVREFYDAIKEIQKATENKNFVLELIIPSLPGFGYSDYSNKEGLGAAEMAFIYKNLMNRLGHEKYFMQGGDWGSLITANMATFFPDEIIGYHNNMGVALTDAAFSMMSIASLNPSSIMSCDVVNRLYPLKNTFEQLTRDSGYFHVHATKPDTLGISVSDSPTALMAWLFQQVSICTRKANYDDPEGGLHRYRPEQLLDNLMFYWMPNKGPTSFRIYSNTFNLRNYHLGYLNVTTTVPTVVVQASDEIFYMPPSMLKTKFSNLLAVDVLNDYGHFLAFEVPDVFASNFVSAVQRILAFNNQNMNVRQDKQDFRANKLSNIRQLVRERINSIRDKMSNYENNENPFMY from the exons ATGATGCATTCGTGGCTGGTACTGGGCTTggtggtggcggcggcggcggccggaTACGACTATACGTCGCAGCCTGATCTCTACTACGACACGTGGTGGGGACCCGAGGGCAAGGAGGAAGACACCACCATCAGACCCTTTAGGATCGAATGGGATAAGAAG GATATAGATGATCTGGTCTACAGATTGAAGAACAGGCGCGAATTCGTACCTTCCCTAGACGATTCTGCATACCGTTATGGAGTGAACACTCACACCTTCGGCTTCTGGCTGGACTACTGGGCGAACGACTATAACTTCACTGCCCGGGAACAGTACCTAAACCAGTATCCTCAATTTAAGACCGACATCCAGGGTCTGGGTATACACTTCATCTGGATCAAACCTGAG GTACCGGAAGGCAAAATCAACATCCCGGTGCTGATGCTGCACGGATTCCCAGGGTCAGTGCGTGAGTTTTATGATGCCATCAAGGAAATTCAGAAGGCTACTGAAAACAAAAACTTCGTCCTTGAACTGATCATCCCCAGTCTCCCTGGATTTGGTTATTCAGAC TACTCCAACAAAGAGGGCCTGGGTGCTGCTGAAATGGCATTTATATACAAGAACCTTATGAACAGATTGGGACACGAGAAGTACTTTATGCAGGGAGGAGATTGGGGATCACTCATCACAGCCAACATGGCCACCTTCTTCCCAGAT GAAATCATCGGTTACCATAACAACATGGGTGTGGCCTTGACCGACGCCGCATTCAGCATGATGTCGATAGCATCTTTAAATCCCTCGTCGATAATGTCATGTGACGTTGTTAACCGCCTGTATCCCCTCAAAAATACCTTCGAACAACTCACTAGAGATTCTGGGTATTTCCACGTTCACGCAACGAAGCCTGATACTCTTG GTATCTCGGTTAGCGACTCGCCCACCGCCCTAATGGCGTGGCTTTTCCAGCAAGTATCCATTTGCACCCGCAAGGCCAATTACGACGACCCTGAAGGCGGCCTGCATCGCTACAGGCCAGAGCAACTTCTCGATAACCTCATGTTCTACTGGATGCCCAACAAAGGGCCCACCTCTTTCAGGATCTACTCCAATACttttaatctcaggaactatcattTAGGTTATCTCAA TGTAACAACAACAGTACCTACTGTAGTAGTCCAAGCATCAGACGAGATCTTCTACATGCCTCCTAGTATGTTGAAAACCAAGTTCTCCAACTTGCTTGCCGTGGACGTGCTCAACGATTACGGACATTTCCTCGCCTTCGAGGTGCCTGACGTCTTCGCCAGTAACTTCGTGAGCGCCGTCCAGAGGATCCTTGCCTTCAATAACcagaatat GAATGTTCGTCAAGATAAGCAGGATTTCCGTGCGAACAAACTTTCGAACATAAGGCAACTTGTACGCGAAAGAATTAATTCAATTCGTGATAAAATGAGTAACTACGAGAACAATGAAAATccttttatgtattaa